The following coding sequences lie in one Pempheris klunzingeri isolate RE-2024b chromosome 13, fPemKlu1.hap1, whole genome shotgun sequence genomic window:
- the med6 gene encoding mediator of RNA polymerase II transcription subunit 6, giving the protein MAAVDFRDNLLGISWVDSGWVPILNPGNVLDYFSERSNPFYDRTCNNEVVKMQRLTLEHLNQMVGVEYILLHAQEPILYIIRKQQRQSPTQVIPLADYYIIAGVVYQAPDLGTVISSRALSAVHGIQSAFDEAMSYCRYHPSKGYWWHFKDQEEREKAKPKSKKKEEPSSLFQRHRVDTLLLDLRSKFPPTFYQPKPGEKPIPVEVKKEPEPPTETVKQEEREPATKTSAPAPPSKPPPEKRARLQ; this is encoded by the exons ATGGCGGCGGTGGATTTCAGAG ACAACCTTCTTGGGATATCCTGGGTGGACAGCGGCTGGGTACCCATCCTCAACCCTGGAAATGTATTGGACTATTTCTCAGAGAGGAGCAACCCCTTCTATGATCGAACCTGTAATAATGAGGTGGTGAAGATGCAGCGGCTTACTCTGGAACATCTGAA TCAGATGGTGGGAGTGGAATATATTCTTCTGCATGCTCAGGAGCCAATTCTTTATATAATCCGTAAACAACAGAGGCAGTCGCCAACACAAG TGATTCCTCTGGCTGACTACTACATCATAGCAGGAGTGGTGTATCAGGCCCCAGACCTGGGAACAGTTATCAGCTCCAGAGCG CTGTCCGCTGTCCATGGAATCCAGTCTGCTTTTGATGAGGCCATGTCATATTGTCGCTATCACCCCTCCAAAGGATACTGGTGGCACTTCAAGgaccaggaggagagag aaaaagcCAAGCCCAAGTCTAAGAAGAAAGAGGAGCCGAGTTCATTGTTTCAGAGGCACCGTGTTGACACTCTCCTTTTGGACCTCAGGTCCAAATTTCCTCCAACATTCTACCAG CCTAAGCCTGGTGAGAAGCCCATTCCAG TTGAGGTGAAGAAAGAGCCTGAACCCCCCACAGAAACGGTCAAacaagaggaaagggaaccagcCACAAAGACCTCCGCCCCAGCTCCACCAAGCAAACCTCCTCCTGAGAAGAGAGCAAGGCTACAGTGA